Genomic DNA from Anabaena sphaerica FACHB-251:
AAACAAACTTTTAAACTAGGGTAAATGAGCCAACATCTAAAATTGTGAGAAAATCCCATATCGAGACAGGTTTTATACAACCTATTTCAGCCCATTTTTCATTACCCGTGTTCTTAGCTGCTCCAGGATAATTATAAAACTTAAATGATTAATAGGTTATTTTTTTTATGTAAAAATGTAAAATGTTTTGATGAAAATTATTAAAGAATTCAAGATTCAGTTGAAGACTGAAGATCTTGTGTTTCAGAAAGATGTAACAACCTCTGAGACTTCAACGGTGAAAATAGAGCCTTGAGGATGATTATCCTGTAATGTAATTTTGCCGCCATGAGCTTCAATGGCTATTTTACAGAATGCCAATCCTAAACCCGTCTGGCTGGTATTATTAATCGTAGTTCCTATTTCATACTTGTCGAAAATCTTCTCTCGCAGTTCTTTTTTAACTCCGGGTCCAAAGTCAGCAATCTCAAATTTTGCTGATCCAGTTTCTATATAATTGGCACGTAAAATAATTTGACTGTTAACAGGAGAAAACTTAATTGCATTAGAAATAAGATTATTGATGATCCGACGAAAAATAGCCACATCTACCTTAAGACTACCACCAGGTTCTGGTAGCTCGCTGATGAATTGAATATTTTTCTTTTCTGCGATCGCAGAAAATTCTTCTACTACTGACTGACACAAGCTATAAATATCTACTTCAGAATAGTTGAGAATCATCTTACCAGATTCTAACTTTGCCATTATTAGTAGACCATCAATCATTGACTGTAATTCCTCTCCAGCACTAATAATCTGATCAACTTTTACTTGTTGTTTTTCTGGAGATAACTTGGGATATTTTAGTATATGAGCCGATAAAATCATGCTGGTGAGAGAATTCCGCAGGTCATGTACCATCATATTGACCATATCTTCTCGCCACTTTAATAATTCCTGCACCTGATCGTATTGGTGTTTAATGCGTAACATTGAATGAATCCTAGATCGTAATTCCATACCATGTATAGGTTTACTGATAAAATCATCAGCCCCTGCGCTCAGACATCGAGCTAAATCTTCTTTGGAAGTGAGAGCAGTAACCATAATAATAGGAACCGGCTGCCAACGGGCGCTTTGCTTAATTAGCTGACAGGTTTCCAGTCCATCCATTTCTGGCATCATTACATCCATTAAGATCACATCAGGTTGAACCCTTTCTAGAGAAGTGATAGCTTTGTGTCCATTTTGAGCGTAGTACAATTGATAGTTTTCGTTGTAAAGAAAAGTTTCAATTACATCAAAATTGTTAGGCTCGTCATCGACGATCAAGATAGAAGATAAAGTATTCATATTTATTGAGTAGATTTTATTTATTTAATAAGTTTTGAATCATTTTTGTAAGTTGCTTTAATCTTACAGGTTTTGCCAGATATTCATTAGCTCCTGCCTGAAGGCATCTTTCATGATCGTTAGGCATAGCTAAACCAGTCAAAGCAATAATGGGAATATTAGCTATATCGTCATCAGCGCGAATCAAACGAATAGCTTCGAGACCGTCCATTAGTGGCATTTGCACATCCATCAATATCAAATCAGGAGCATGAGTCTTAGCTAGGTCAATGGCTTCCAGTCCATTTCCAGCCACCAGCAGATGATAACCGCGACTCTCTAAATAGTTAGATACGGTATCAATATTCGCCTCATTATCTTCCGCTATCAAGATTAGAGGTTGTTGTTGAGTTGGTGGTAATTCCTCCTCAACAGTGATACTCTCCAGATGTGTAGCGGCAGTAGGAGGTTGGCGGAGTTGGTTAATTACCTGATGGAGTTGTTGACGGATAATCGGTTTGATTAAATATTCAGCAGCACCTAATTCCAGACCGCGCGATCGCTCATCAACTACGGAAACGATGATTACAGGAATAGTTTGGGTTTCTGCATGAGCCTTAATCTGTGCTAATACTTCCCAACCTGACCTATGAGGAAGCTGAATATCGAGAATTATTAATGCTGGTTGGTGTGCAAGAATTTGAGCGATCGCTCCTTCACCTTGCGGATAAACTACCCCCTCCATACCTATCTGATCTAAGTAGCGTGTCACCTGTTCAGCCGCTGTAGGTGTATCTTCAATGATTAATACCTTCCTATTTTCTGGCGCTAAACTACATTGAGGAAAGACAGCAGGGTGGGGCAACAAATCAGGCGTGCTGGACTGGCGATAGGGTAGCTTGACAGTAAAACGACTGCCTTGACCAATCTCGCTAGTTACCCCAACTGTGCCATCATGTAACTCAACCAAGCGGCGCACCAGAGCCAGTCCCAGACCAGTTCCACTATACTGACGGCTTAATTTTGTATCTACTTGCACAAAGGGTTTAAATAGTTTACTAGCATCATCTGGGGCAATACCAATACCAGTATCAATCACCGAAATAACCAGGTAAGAACCTTCTAACTCAATTTCTAACCGTACATTACCACCTTCAGGTGTGAATTTGACGGCATTATTTAGCAGGTTGATCAGCACCTGACAGATACGAAGTTCATCAACGACAATTTCCCCCAAAGTATCGGGAATACCAACAGTTAAATGAATGTTCTTTTTAATAGCTTGTTGCCGGATAAAGGGCAAACTGGAATCAGCCAGGTTTTTAACTGGCACAGATGTTAGTTGGAGTTCTAACTTACCAGACTCAATTTTAGACAGGTCAAGGATATCGTTAATCAACTCTAGTAAGTGTCTACCGCTACGTTCAATAGTAGCGATCGCTTTCTGCTGCCCTTGGTTAATGACACCAAAGACCTCTTCCTGTAAGCCTTCAGACATTCCTAAAATCGCATTTAATGGCGTTCGCAATTCATGACTCATATTTGCCAAAAACTCATCTTTCAAGCGAGTGGCACGTTCTAACTCAGCATTGGTGAGAGTTAGCCGTTCATTAATTGTCCGTAATTCCTGTTCTGCCTTTTTGACATCAGTAATATCTCGGCAGACAGAAATCAAATTTCCTCCTTCTGTCAGCGTTAAAGACAGACCTTCAGTAAAAGTGCTACCATCCTTACGGGTTGCAGTTGCTTCACCCTGCCAGTGATGCTGCTGCATCAAGACAGGAAAAACTTCCTGCTCAAAGCGGCTAGATTCTTCTAAAGAATATAATTCTTGCCAAGTTTTACCGAGTAATTCTTCGGAATTTTCATACCCAAAAAGTTGCAGATGTGCTTGGTTCACATAGGTGAATATATTATTTTCCAGGATAGCGATCCCATCCACAGCGGCCTCGATCACAGCTAATTGGTGTTTTAGTTTTTTCTCAGCTTCTCTACGGTCAGTAATATCAAAAACAGTGGAGAGACTATGTAGGTAAGTACCATCAGCACTGTTGACAGCCGTAGCATTGATGAGGACTGGTAACACTGTGCCATCTTTACGTATCAGAGAAAACTCTAAATCTTTCACAAAGCCGATCTCTTTAAATTTTGGATAGTTTTCATGAAAGATTTGGCAACCTTGTTCAGTCAGAAAATTAATGTATTTTTGTCCCACCATCTCCTCGCGGGTGTAACCTAGCCATTGCAACTGAGTATTATTAATCCCAGTGATTATACCTTCAGAGTCCAGGGAATAATAACCACAAGGGGCATTATTGTATAGATCCTCAACCTCCCGTGCATATTTCTCTAAAGCTTCTGAGGCATCTTTGCGTTCAGTAATATCTTGTGCTACACCAATATATTGAATCGCCCTTCCTTCGCTATTTCTCTTAAAAACGGCATCACGAGCAGAAAGCCAGCGCCATGTAGCATTAATATTACGGACACGGTACTCAATTTCTAGAATTTCATCATCAGTCGCTGCTTGTAATTGTTGTTGGTGTGCAAAGTAAGCTACCAAGTCCTCTGGATGTAATAGCTGTTGTAACACCTGGGAACCCATTCGCGCCAGATCCCCTGGTGTGTAACCCAGGATGCTTGTTAGTTCCCGGTTAATGTAGAGGTTGTGTCCAGTTGTCAAATCGTGGATATAGAGGATATTAGGGGAACTGTCAGCAATACTTTGAGCAAAACGCTGGCTTTCTTGTAGAGCAATTTCTGCTTGTTTGCGGTCGGTGATATCAGTGCGGATGGACAAATACTGTACAGGCTGTCCCTGGTCATTGACAAAGGGAACTATGGTAGTGTCTACCCAGTAGAAACTCCCATCCTTGCTGCAATTTTGAATTTCACCTCGCCAAACATTACCACTGGAAATAGTAGACCAAAGTTCGGCAAAGAATTCCCTGGAGTGATAGCCAGAATTAACAAGTTTGTGGGTTTGGCCGATTAATTCATCCTGAGAATATTGAGAAATTTGGCTAAACTTTTCATTTGCATAAGTAATAGTACCCTGAGAGTCGGTAATAGCCACAATTGCCGCTTGGTCTAAGGCATATTTAAAATCCGATAATTCTTTGATAGTCCGGCGCAGTTTTTCATCTGCTTGCTTTTTGGCAGTAATATCTTTAGCAATACCGACAAAGCCGATAATTTGTTGTTTGTCGTCGTAGAGAGTTGTCACAGAAAGCAACACCGGAAACCGGGAGCCATCTTTGCGAATGTAAGTCCACTCTTGTTCGTTAGGAATTCCTTGTATAGCTGTGGTGATAAAAACTGCCATACCCGGTGTGATATTCCTACCCCATATTTCTGAGATGTTAGCTGCTTGCTGTTGCAGTTCGTCGTGATCATGAAACTGTAGGGGACTAACTTTACCAATTACCTCTTTTGCGGTGTAGCCTAACATCTTTTCCGCAGCGGCGTTGAAGGTTTGGATGATACCTTCTGGGTTGGTGGAAATAATAGAATAATCGATGCCATCGAAAATGGCTTGTTGCAGACTTGTGACAGCAAGTAACTCAGCTTCAGCTTGTTTACGACTGGTAATATCGCTTTCTGAACCGACCATGCGAAGGACATTACCTGTCTCATCCCACAAAGCCTGTCTGCGATCTAGCACCCACATATAGGAGCCATCTTTGCGCTGTACTCGATATTCTTCTTGGAAGAAAGGAGTTTTGTGAGCTAGGTGATCTGCAACTGCAATCATTACCCGGTCGTAATCATCAGGATGAATCAGATTTGACCATTCTTGCAGATTAGAACCGATTTCATCATCCGCAAATCCCCGCATTTGTTTCCAGCGAGTGGAATAGAAAACTTGATTGGCTTTGATGTTCCAATCCCAGATGCCATCATTACTACCCCGCAGTGCCAGTTCCCAGCGTTCTTGACTTTCGCGCAGTTCGGCTGTGCGTTCTTCAACTCTGATTTCTAATTCCTGGTTGAGTTGTTCGAGTGCTGTCATTGCCTGCTGGCGCTCTAATTCTGCCCCTACTCGCGCGGCAAAGACTTGTAATATAGCGATCGCTCTAGAGGAATCTGCCAGGGGTTTATCATCTAATAAGCAAAGGCTGCCCAAAGTCTCCCCTTCGGTAGACTTTATAGCTACACCCACGTAACTCTGGGCTGCCAATTCTTTGAAACTTTCATTGGGGAAATGCTGCTGGAGGTCGCTGACACAGCAAAACGCGCCTTGTGCTATGGTCAAATTACAAGGCATCTCTTCTAACAAGCCAGAGATATTAGTTTGTAGGTTTCCGTCTGCCCAAAATGCAGATGTTTGGAAATATTCCCCGTTTTTTGTGACTATGAGGGCGCAGCGACAGTCCAAGAAGGTGGCAATATACTCCAGCAGTAAGGTGAATAAGTCATTACCTGTGACTGCGGCTGCACCTTCAACCAGAGCCTGTAGATCAGCTTGTGCTTGTTTGCGTTCAGTAATGTCTAGGGTGACACCTTCAATAATTACACATCCGTCTTCACGGGTGCGAACCTGACCCCGTGAGTTCATCCAGCGGATCTGCCCGGTGATGTCCCTGATGCGATACTCGTTGTCCAGATGTCCTGAACCTTGCATAGCATCCCGCATCACTTGTTCACAACGCTCTTTATCTTCAGGAGCAATGGTGGCAAAGGTATCCTGCCACGATAAAGACTGTTTGACCTGTCCAAACAGCTTTGTGGCTGATGTGGAGGTATAAGGAACTTCCACTGTGCCATCAGGGTGTATCACCAATCTATAAGCGTAGCCATCGGCAATATTTTCAGCAATGGAAGAGAGCAGTTCTTTCCGTTCTTGTAGGGCTATTTCTGCCTGTTTGCGATCGTTGATGTCGGTAATTGTGCCTACATAACCAATAATTTGTTGATTTTCTCCCCGTTCTGCTACTGCTTGACTAAAAACCCAAGTTACTAGTCCATCGGGTCTTTGGAAACGATATTCTAAACGGAAAGGTCGGTTTGCTTGGGCTGCTGTATACCATTCCTGTGCAACTTTTTCTCTGTCTTCTAGATGCAAAGCATTGATCCAACCGGTTCCCATTGCTTGTTCATAGCTAAGTCCGGTCATCTGACACCAACGCTCATTGATATAAATACAATTCCCTTGGGCATCGGTGCGGAAGATACCAACAGGAGCCGCTTCCGCTAAACTTGCATACCGTTTTTCACTCTGTCGCAGAGCTTCTTCAGTGCGGTTGCGCTCGGCTAGTTCCAATCGCAGTTGTTTGTAAATATCTGCTTGCTGGATAGCGATAGAGCAGCGATGCTGCAAGCTGTTCACTATTTGTGTGGAAAGTTGTTGCAGGAGATTTACCTCTGACTCCTGCCAATCTCGTGGATGATCTTTTTGTGTAGCACTTAATAATCCCCAAAGTTGCCCTTCTTGAACAATGGGTACAAGGATTTTGGCACGGGTTTGGATTTGTTCTAGTAGCTCAATGTGGCAAGGAGCTAAGTTAGCTTGATAAATATCAGGTACAACCCGAATCCGTCCATTAATATAAGTATCTACCCAATCTGGCGCAAAACAAGGGTCGTTAATCTCTTGATTGAGGAAAGATTCGTGATTTTCAATCACTGATTCTGCAACTATCACACCACTCCAATCTTGGTGGAACTGATAGATAAAAACGCGATCGCACTGCAAAAATGTCCGCACTTTCTGGACAATGGCATTTAGTGTCTGCTGTAAGTCCAGTGAAGACCTGATACGACCAGCAATGGAACTCAATAATTTTTCCTTTTCTGCCTGGTTTGTCAATTCTGTTGTCCGTTTCTGTATCTCCTGCTCCAATTGAGTATTGCGGTTTTCCAGTAAGTCCAGCTTTTCTTTTTCTAGAGAGGAAACTTTCTGCTCCAGGGTTTCCACTAATTTGTAAAGTTCGACAGGGTTCAAGCCTTGCAGCAGTGTACTCTGAGTCACAATACCCAGTAATTGGCCATCAGCGTCTGTGACTACCACCCGATTTAAATGTTTTTCCTGCATCAGCGATCGCGCTTTCCACAAAGAATCATCAGGACTGACGGTAAACAGAGGGCTGCTCATCACCTCCTGGGCTGGAATTTTCTCAAATGACAAATCTAGGGAATGGAATTGAACAATATCCCTTTCAGTAACAATACCGATAGCACGAGTCTCATCATCATCTGCCACAATTACCACTGAACTGACCTGATTTTCTGACATTAACCGGGTCAGGTCTAACACTGATGTTGTCGATGAGGTATAAACCATATTGGTAGTCATCACTTCTGACACCAGACGCGATCGCAGTAAATCAATTGGACGCAGCATCTGACGTAGGCTTTCATGGGTGACTAACCCGATTAATTGGTCATTGTCATCGACTATGGGCAAATGACGGATGTGATGAAGTTTAAACAGGGTGAGGACGGCAAATATATCTGTAAAGTCCGATTGCCTCAATGCGATTACTGGGTAAGCCATAACATCCGCAACCGATTTCTCCGTCAGTTGATAGCCATTGGCGCTAAGACGGACAACATCCCTTTGTGTAAAAATTCCTAAAACTTTAGTTCCATCAACCACCAGGACACAACTGGCGCGAGCTTCTGCTAGAAACCTCTCCCTATCTAAAGTGGTATCATCTGCCAAGGAACAGCTTCCCCTGGCTGCACTCATCTGCAAAATTGCCTCAGTAAAGCTTGTATCTGATGAAACCGTTAAGGGAGAGTTTATGATTACCTCCTCAAATGCAGTCATTTCCTGTAAAGGGACTAAAACCATAAATAATAGCCATCAATTAAAGATACTGTTATTACTGAGAGAATGAAGTATTATTAAAATCATAAGTAAGTGGGCGTTAAAAATTGTCGTTATGACAAGGTAAGAGGGAACGGGGAACGGGGAAGAGGGTTTTGGTGAATTTACTTTTTGTTACATACTCCGGTTTTTTCCCACCGACTTACTTAAATGACTAGCACCATGATGAATATACGTTACAAGTTTACAAGCAAGGATAAAACTTCCAGCCATAGGTATAACCTGATTTTAAATGAACCTTACTATGTTTCCCATTTACAAAGAAGAAACTGTTATTTGCCAAAAAAAATCTGTAGGGGTCAGTCTCCCATATGTAAAAATTTAGTCAAATCTTTAATAATGAACAATCAGAAATTAATATTTTAATAAATTTGCAAAACTTTACCAACTCATAGGCAATTGATCTGCAAAAATTATCTAAGTATAAAGTAAGTATAGTTATGACAAAAACAGCACTTATTACAGGCATTACAGGTCAAGATGGCTACTATCTTGGCCATTTGCTTCTCAATCAAAATTACCGAGTTGTCGGCTTGGTATCTCCACACCGACAACCTAACCTGTCAAAATTGGGAAGTTTGGCAGATAAAGTAGAAATTTACACCGTTGATTTAAGAGATAGTGCGGCTTTATTAACTGCTGTCGAACAACTACAACCGCAGGAAATTTACAATTTAGCTGCACCTAGTTTCGTTCCCGATTCTTGGGATGATCCTCTGGGAACCCTTGATTTGATCACAGGTACGGCTACCAGATTATTAAACGCAGTTCGGCAAGTTGGTTTATCTACAAGGTTCTATCAAGCCAGCAGTTCGGAAATGTTTGGTGATGTGACTACTGCTCCCCAGGATGAAGAAACCACCTTCCGTCCCAAAAATCCTTATGCAGCAGCAAAATTACACGCTCACTGGACGATGGTACATCACCGACAGCGTTATGGTCTATTCGCTTGTAGTGGTATTTTATATAACCATGAATCGCCTTTACGTCCTCCTCAGTTTGTGACACGGAAAGTTTCTCTAGCCGTAGCATCGATTAAATTGGGTTTAGCTCAAACCTTAGAAATGGGTAACTTAGATGCCAAACGTGATTGGGGTTTTGCGGGAGATCACGTAGATGCTATGTGGCGAATGCTGCAAGCTGATGAGCCGGAAGAATACGTAATTGGTACAGGTAAACTCCACAGCGTCCGGGAATTAATCGCCACAGCATTTGATTCTGTAGGACTGGACTGGGAAAAATATGTAATTGTTAATACTAATTTATTACGAGCGGACGAACACTTTCAACTTGTAGCTAACCCCAGTAAGGCCAAAAAGAATCTGGGATGGGAACCTCACGTTAGTTTTGAGCAACTTTTAGGAAACATGGTAAAAAGCGATTTGGAGCAGTTACAAAGTGGTAAAGTTACACCATTTGGGGTGTCGGGAACAGGTAATCGGTAATTGTTATTTCCAGTCCCTAGTCCCTAACTAGCAAATTACGTTACATATTCAAAAACGCTAATTAATCAAGTGGCAGCTAATCATCTATTTGTGTTCTTAGAAATTTTTAGCCTTGAAGGTGGGATTCAATCCTATGTTAAGGATATTTTTCGCGCCTATCAGGGATTAAACGAAACCGGCAAAGCGGATGTGTTTTTGTTGCGGGATAGTCCTGATTGTGTTAATCCTTTTGCATCAGAAAATTTAAAATTTCATTATTTTAAAAGCGACTCTCCCCAAATAGGCAGAGTTAAAATGGCTTTAGCTTTACTTCGATATCTGCTGCAAAAACGACCGCAACAGGTTTTCTGTGGTCACATTAAGTTAGCAGGACTCATACAAACCTTTTGTCAGCTTTTGGGCATTCCCTATACTGTACTCACCTATGGTAAAGAAGTCTGGGAACCGCTTAAAAATCAAGAAAGACGAGCTTTAGCTTCAGCTTCTGGAATTTGGACAATTAGCCGCTATAGTCGAGATCAAGCTTGTGCTGCTAATGGAATCGACCCGAAAAAGGTACAGATGCTACCTTGTGCTATCGATGGGGATAAATTTACTCCGGGAGATAAAGCACCGGAACTGGTTGAGAAATATGGCTTGAATAATGCCAAGGTATTAATGACAGTAGCGCGGTTGTGGTCTGGGGATATTTACAAGGGTGTGGATGTAACAATTAGAGCCTTACCGCAAATTATCCAGGTGTTTCCAGAGGTAAAATATTTGGTGATTGGTCGAGGAGATGACCAACCAAGATTAGCGCAGTTAGCAAAAGATTTAGGTGTGAGCGATCGCGTCATTTTTGCCGGTTTTGTGCCTACAGAAGCATTAATGTTACACTATCGTTTAGCAGATGCCTATATTATGCCTTCTCAAGAAGGTTTTGGTATCGTTTATCTAGAAGCAATGGCCTGTGGTATACCAGTGTTATCTGGTGATGATGATGGCTCGGCTGATCCCTTGCAAGATGGTAAACTAGGATGGAGAGTACCACACCGCAACCCCGATGCAGTCGCAGCAGCTTGTATAGAAATTCTCCAGGGTAATGATCAACGTTGTGATGGTAAATGGTTGCGAGAACAAGCGATCGCTATATTTGGCATAGAAGCATTTCAACAACGCCTACAACAAATGCTCCAATCATCAGGAGTCAGGAGTCAGGAGTCAGAAGAAAGATAAACATTACCTATTACCTATTCCCTATGACCAGAGATAACTGATAACTAAAATAAAACTAGAGTAGAAAAAATTTGCGAAATGAGCCTTAATAACTTCCAACTGAATCTTGATAAACTCCGTCCTTGGCTGACTCTGTTAGCGGTGGCTTGGTTATTAGCATCATTAGGCTTAGGCTGGTTAGTGAATTCTTTACTAATTATTTTTGGGCTGTTGTTAATAATACCAGTTATAGCATTCTTCGGATTTCGCTGGTGGCTACAAGGCAACTTAGTTATTGATAAGTGTCCCGTCTGTGGATTTGAATCAACAGGTTTAAATAATAGCCAATTGCAGTGTCAAAATTGCGGAGAAAAGCTAGTAGTAAAAAATAGTCAATTTAGCCGCTTCGCGCCAGAAGGTACAATTGATGTGACAGCAATTGAAGTCCCAGTCAAATCATTGGAAGAATGAACTAACATTACAGCAGGAGTCAGGAGTTAAAGCCCTTTAAGCTTTTCCCTTACCCAAGTTACAACTTCCAGGCTCAAAGCCTAATTTAGCTATTGAAAACGGAGGTTTGAAATGACAATTACCCTCAATCATACCATAGTACCTGCACGGGACAAGGAAGCAGCAGCAAGTTTCTTTGCGGAAATTTTTGGACTAAAAGTTGAGTCTCCTATTGGTCACTTTGCTGCTGTTCATGTTAACGATAAGCTAACTTTAGATTTTGCTGATAGAGAAGATTTTGAATCACATCATTATGCTTTCCATGTCAGTGAACAAGAATTTGATGAAATTTTTGCACGGGTAAAACAAGCAGGTTTAGAATACAGTAGCGATCCCATGCACGAAAATAAAGGTGAGATGAACCATAGAAAGGGAGGTCGCGGCTTTTATTTTTATGACATCGATGGTCATAATTTGGAACTGTTAACCCGTGAATAGTGAATAGGCAATACAGTTACCTGACGTTATTAATATCTGGAAGATACCCCGAACCCACGGCACTTGCTCTAAGCAAGTGGCTCCCCTTAAAAAGGGGGGCTATTTTATTCTTTTCTGACTCCTGACTCCTGAATTCCTACATAATTTTCATTTTTTCACCAAAATATACGTGGTAGCATATTCAGGTAATTGTTGGATATGCTGCCTAAATTCTTTTTGATTCTGGAAAATACCTGCTAAGTAATCTAGTTGATGCAAATTTGGTAAAAATGCACCGCCTGTATCTGCCATTACTCCCATTCGCAGTCGCTTATTTCCACCTTGATTATACTCCATGACAATAACTCTTCCTAAGCCAATGTTAAGCACATCACCTGCAAAAGTTACACCTGGTTTAATAGAAATTTTCGCATCTATTTTGTGTCCATAACCTTTGATTTCATCAACTTGTCTAAAATACCAATAACGTTTTTGTGCTGTGGGTTTTACTCCTCTTACATAAGATATTCCATTGTTTCTATCTACATTAAAATATGCTTTTGAACCATCTGTAAAATTAATCAAGATTGTTCCCTGCATTAATGCTTCTTCTAAACCTTCACGGGTTAGATATGCCAAAGGTTCGACTTTACCAAATTCTTTACCACCAGGTTCATAAATTCCTGATAAAACATCTTGTTTTGTGTATTGAGTGTAGAACTTATCGGTAGATAAATTGTCTTTATTGTCTTTTAAGCTATAAATCGGTATGTTATATTTAGATGTTTTGGTACGAGATCCAGTGTGAGTAAAAACGGCATATTTGGTAATTCTTAGTTGTTTTTGTCTTGGTTGTTCAGGGTTATAAGCAGACCATTTAATTACTCGGAAATTAGCATTTATAAAATTAGGATCTTGTAAACGAGTAGGTCTATTATTGCTAATATCTTCATCTAAGACAGTAATCATAAAATCCAATGTTTTGATAACGTCTTGTACAGTAACTCCTTGACTTAATAGCAGTCCATTTCTGGCAATATCTAGATCTTTCTGCTCGTAATCTTGAAAATATTTTCTCGTATT
This window encodes:
- a CDS encoding glycosyltransferase; amino-acid sequence: MNQVAANHLFVFLEIFSLEGGIQSYVKDIFRAYQGLNETGKADVFLLRDSPDCVNPFASENLKFHYFKSDSPQIGRVKMALALLRYLLQKRPQQVFCGHIKLAGLIQTFCQLLGIPYTVLTYGKEVWEPLKNQERRALASASGIWTISRYSRDQACAANGIDPKKVQMLPCAIDGDKFTPGDKAPELVEKYGLNNAKVLMTVARLWSGDIYKGVDVTIRALPQIIQVFPEVKYLVIGRGDDQPRLAQLAKDLGVSDRVIFAGFVPTEALMLHYRLADAYIMPSQEGFGIVYLEAMACGIPVLSGDDDGSADPLQDGKLGWRVPHRNPDAVAAACIEILQGNDQRCDGKWLREQAIAIFGIEAFQQRLQQMLQSSGVRSQESEER
- a CDS encoding VOC family protein — its product is MTITLNHTIVPARDKEAAASFFAEIFGLKVESPIGHFAAVHVNDKLTLDFADREDFESHHYAFHVSEQEFDEIFARVKQAGLEYSSDPMHENKGEMNHRKGGRGFYFYDIDGHNLELLTRE